The proteins below are encoded in one region of Brassica napus cultivar Da-Ae chromosome A6, Da-Ae, whole genome shotgun sequence:
- the LOC106348561 gene encoding ferrochelatase-1, chloroplastic/mitochondrial-like: MEATALSSGLRPLPNPNGYRLSRSCSQRKSLPLARFHSKETPFKKPQGLSFKTNVFEQAHHPVAGDLSYDDTTRSSVAEDKIGVLLLNLGGPETLNDVQPFLYNLFADPDIIRLPRPFQFLQGAIAKFISVVRAPKSKEGYAAIGGGSPLRKITDEQADAIRLALQAKNVSADVYVGMRYWFPFTEEAVQQIKKDKITRLVVLPLYPQYSISTTGSSVRVLQDLFRKDPYLARVPVAIIESWYQRRGYVNSMADLIQKELQTFSDPKEVMVFFSAHGVPVSYVENSGDPYQKQMEECIDLIMEELKSRGVQNNHILAYQSRVGPVQWLKPYTDEVLVDLGKNGVKSLLAVPVSFVSEHIETLEEIDMEYRELALESGIENWGRVPALGLTPSFITDLADAVIESLPSAEAMVNPSAGVSEDSESSDAFGYIMKMFFGSVLAFLLLLSPKMFHAFRNHLI, translated from the exons ATGGAGGCGACGGCGTTATCATCTGGGCTTCGTCCTCTTCCCAACCCTAACGGTTACAGACTCTCAAG GTCATGTTCTCAGAGAAAGTCTCTGCCTTTAGCTCGATTCCATTCAAAGGAGACACCTTTCAAAAAACCTCAAGGGTTGAGTTTCAAGACGAACGTGTTCGAGCAAGCGCATCATCCTGTAGCTGGAGACCTCTCTTACGATGACACTACACGTTCTAGTGTTGCTGAGGATAAGATCGGTGTCTTGCTTTTGAACCTAGGTGGGCCTGAGACGCTTAACGACGTGCAGCCTTTCTTGTATAATCTGTTTGCAGACCCG GATATTATACGGCTTCCTAGACCGTTTCAGTTTCTCCAAGGGGCTATAGCCAAGTTCATATCTGTGGTTCGCGCTCCTAAGTCGAAAGAAGGGTATGCTGCTATTGGTGGGGGATCTCCTTTGCGTAAGATTACTGATGAGCAAGCGGATGCTATTCGGTTGGCGTTGCAAGCTAAGAACGTTTCTGCTGATGTCTATGTTGGGATGCGGTATTGGTTTCCTTTCACTGAAGAGGCGGTTCAGCAG ATTAAGAAGGATAAGATTACGAGACTTGTTGTACTACCGTTGTACCCTCAGTATTCTATCTCCACGACTGGCTCAAGCGTCCGCGTTCTCCAAGACTTATTCAG GAAAGATCCATACCTAGCTAGAGTGCCAGTTGCTATTATAGAGTCCTGGTACCAGAGAAGAGGCTATGTCAATTCCATGGCTGACCTCATTCAGAAGGAGCTTCAAACTTTCTCTGATCCTAAGGAG GTTATGGTGTTCTTCAGTGCCCATGGTGTTCCAGTTAGCTATGTAGAGAACTCTGGAGATCCATACCAGAAACAGATGGAAGAGTGCATTGACTTGATAATGGAAGAGCTCAAATCCAGAGGGGTTCAAAACAACCATATATTGGCGTACCAG AGTCGTGTTGGGCCTGTTCAATGGCTGAAGCCATACACTGATGAGGTTCTTGTCGACCTTGGTAAGAATGGTGTCAAGAGTCTACTAGCCGTTCCAGTCAG TTTTGTGAGTGAGCACATTGAGACGCTTGAAGAGATAGACATGGAGTACAGGGAGCTAGCTTTGGAGTCAGGGATAGAGAACTGGGGGCGTGTCCCGGCGCTAGGTCTGACGCCATCCTTCATCACCGACTTGGCTGATGCAGTGATAGAGTCGCTTCCTTCAGCAGAAGCAATGGTGAACCCAAGCGCTGGTGTCTCAGAAGATAGCGAGTCATCAGACGCTTTCGGTTACATTATGAAGATGTTCTTCGGCTCGGTTCTAGCCTTCCTACTGCTTCTCTCTCCAAAGATGTTCCATGCATTCCGCAACCATCTTATCTAA
- the LOC106348560 gene encoding histone deacetylase 2: protein MKDVRVISTWTDLTRDSAVYLLFTFSAIKVSQFIYRCFQSSEMSSFSMETHPEALRRERILSSKLYFNVPESKVSIIYSSAYDISFMGIEKLHPFDSTKWRRVCKFLVSDGFLEEKSIVEPLEASNSDLLVVHSLSYLNSLKSSATVARITEVPPVAFFPNFLVQQKVLSPFRKQVGGTILAAKLAVERGWAINVGGGFHHCTAERGGGFCAFADISLCIHFAFLRLSISRVMIIDLDAHQGNGHETDLGDDSRVYILDMYNPEIYPYDYSARRFIDQKVEVMSGTSTDEYLRKLDKALEVAFRNFQPEMVVYNAGTDILDGDPLGLLKISPDGITSRDEKVFRVAREREIPVVMLTSGGYMKSNARVIADSIENLSRQGLIKTQLDSAST, encoded by the exons ATGAAAGATGTCCGAGTTATCTCGACATGGACCGATTTAACTCGTGACTCAGCTGTTTACTTGCTATTCACGTTTTCCGCCATCAAAGTCTCCCAATTTATCTACCGTTGCTTTCAGTCATCCGAAATGTCATCGTTCTCGATGGAGACTCACCCGGAAGCTCTCAGGCGAGAACGAATCCTTTCCAGCAAACTCTACTTCAACGTCCCCGAATCAAAGGTTTCGATCATCTATTCATCAGCATACGACATCTCCTTCATGGGGATTGAGAAGTT GCATCCGTTTGATTCAACCAAGTGGCGTAGAGTTTGTAAGTTCCTTGTTTCTGATGGGTTCTTGGAGGAGAAATCAATCGTTGAGCCTCTAGAAGCTTCCAACAGTGATCTTCTAGTG GTACATTCGTTGAGCTACTTAAACAGTTTGAAAAGCAGTGCAACTGTCGCTAGAATAACCGAG GTTCCACCAGTTGCTTTCTTCCCAAACTTTCTTGTGCAGCAGAAGGTTCTAAGCCCATTCCGGAAGCAGGTTGGTGGGACGATTCTAGCAGCTAAACTTGCAGTGGAACGTGGATGGGCAATAAACGTAGGAGGAGGTTTTCATCATTGTACTGCTGAAAGAGGAGGCGGGTTTTGTGCTTTTGCTGATATCTCTCTTTGTATTCACTTTGCTTTTCTTCGTCTAAGCATCTCCAG GGTTATGATAATAGATCTTGATGCTCATCAAGGGAATGGCCATGAAACAGATCTTGGCGATGATA GTCGTGTTTACATTCTGGATATGTACAATCCTGAGATATACCCTTAC gATTATAGTGCTAGAAGATTTATCGATCAGAAGGTTGAAGTGATG AGCGGGACCAGCACTGATGAGTATTTGAGGAAACTAGATAAAGCGCTTGAG GTTGCTTTCCGAAACTTCCAACCAGAGATGGTAGTTTACAATGCTGGAACCGATATCTTAGACGGAGACCCTCTGGGGCTTCTAAAG ATAAGCCCTGATGGTATAACAAGTAGAGACGAGAAAGTGTTCAGAGTtgcaagggagagagagattCCTGTTGTGATGCTGACTTCAG GCGGGTACATGAAGTCCAACGCCAGAGTTATTGCGGATTCCATAGAGAATCTCTCACGTCAAGGGTTAATCAAGACACAACTGGACTCAGCTTCCACGTGA
- the BNAA06G28040D gene encoding S-protein homolog 13: MGRNQGWCLFVAAAVVAALLPAPTMAGRLELKNEISGVTGVRKLKLAVRCWSNEDALGWDTLKPMQSRVWKFTTMNMWPFQKTEFRCQFRSGFGTTSQDVVTVFSVQSGFRKECGDGGDECIWVAKRDGFYQRRIVRNDNGRKSFVDILKSKWVWKW; this comes from the coding sequence ATGGGGAGAAACCAAGGCTGGTGCTTGTTTGTGGCGGCGGCTGTGGTCGCAGCATTGTTACCAGCACCAACCATGGCGGGTCGTCTAGAGCTAAAGAACGAAATCTCGGGGGTGACTGGTGTCCGGAAATTGAAGCTGGCCGTGCGGTGCTGGTCGAACGAGGACGCCCTAGGGTGGGATACGCTAAAGCCAATGCAATCACGGGTATGGAAGTTCACGACAATGAACATGTGGCCTTTCCAGAAAACCGAGTTCCGGTGCCAGTTTCGTAGCGGGTTTGGAACAACGAGCCAAGACGTTGTGACAGTGTTCTCTGTCCAGAGCGGGTTCAGGAAAGAATGTGGAGACGGAGGCGACGAGTGCATTTGGGTGGCGAAGAGAGATGGTTTCTATCAGAGAAGGATCGTAAGGAATGATAATGGTCGTAAGAGCTTTGTTGATATACTCAAAAGCAAATGGGTTTGGAAATGGTGA
- the BNAA06G28050D gene encoding S-protein homolog 12, giving the protein MGSKKIPQTLNGHFSLVLIITIMMVTHSHGFQLEIRNELSGRYRRLVYKCWSRDNDLGWREDWPDQHKDWSFAMSLFHTFFHCNFHTGYGRVDKQLVVSWEMKEQCGDRDKCTWVVKKDGLYLRQWKTKFFSNKYGNERWNEYVQHDVLQEAWS; this is encoded by the coding sequence ATGGGGTCAAAAAAGATCCCCCAAACCCTCAACGGGCACTTTTCTCTTGTACTTATCATCACCATAATGATGGTGACTCACTCCCATGGATTTCAACTGGAGATCAGGAACGAGCTCTCGGGTCGGTACAGGAGGCTTGTGTACAAATGCTGGTCCCGCGACAACGATCTAGGGTGGCGAGAAGACTGGCCAGATCAACATAAGGACTGGTCCTTCGCTATGTCGCTATTCCATACCTTTTTTCACTGCAACTTCCATACAGGATACGGACGTGTGGACAAGCAGCTAGTTGTGTCGTGGGAGATGAAAGAGCAGTGTGGGGACAGGGACAAATGCACTTGGGTCGTTAAGAAGGATGGACTCTACTTGAGACAGTGGAAGACCAAATTTTTTAGTAACAAGTATGGTAACGAGAGGTGGAATGAGTATGTTCAACATGATGTCCTCCAGGAAGCTTGGAGCTAA
- the LOC106352119 gene encoding extensin has protein sequence MVSLNLSFALVFILAILFTFAEANYSRKLLQTPTNYQPAYSPPSPTPVYSPPVNPPPPTPVTYPPPTPAYPPPVALPPPAPINSPPPPAPIIPPLKANPSPQAYRAFYYRKSPPPPSGKPWWWLL, from the coding sequence ATGGTGTCTCTAAATCTTTCTTTCGCCTTAGTATTTATCTTGGCAATCTTATTCACATTTGCTGAAGCCAACTACAGCAGAAAACTCCTGCAAACTCCCACTAACTACCAGCCAGCATATTCTCCTCCATCTCCTACTCCGGTTTATTCTCCCCCAGTTaatcctcctcctcctactcCGGTTACTTATCCTCCTCCTACTCCGGCTTATCCCCCTCCTGTTGCTCTTCCTCCTCCAGCTCCAATaaattctcctcctcctcccgcTCCGATCATTCCACCTTTGAAAGCTAATCCTTCTCCTCAAGCTTACAGAGCCTTTTACTACAGAaagtctcctcctcctccctccGGCAAACCTTGGTGGTGGTTGTTATGA
- the LOC106350645 gene encoding uncharacterized protein LOC106350645, producing the protein MRGDYSIAKNGIVWCFVLQVIIFYVESIEVGDVSFTIAMKNEMYGLKRPSVVYRCKSSEKSLRWHSSRPKTQFSWDFDVPPFGNGVVIHICHFLSSQGTAHVEIKTLSMTSMLCGGHVCKYVIKPNGIYFVGFETYYPHNILLRFMELVRPVEKLVEPWKAWSPRQLKALRAERNRTMSSDDKDYDDDDKEKDD; encoded by the coding sequence ATGAGAGGAGACTATAGCATTGCCAAGAACGGTATAGTCTGGTGCTTTGTGTTGCAAGTCATCATATTCTATGTAGAATCGATAGAAGTTGGAGATGTAAGTTTCACGATAGCGATGAAAAACGAAATGTACGGCTTAAAACGTCCATCAGTTGTCTACCGGTGTAAGTCATCTGAAAAATCCCTCCGGTGGCACAGCTCGCGTCCCAAAACGCAATTTTCATGGGATTTTGATGTACCGCCGTTTGGAAACGGCGTGGTGATTCACATATGCCATTTCCTGTCAAGCCAAGGGACAGCGCATGTCGAGATCAAGACGTTGTCGATGACATCTATGTTGTGCGGAGGACATGTGTGTAAATACGTCATCAAGCCGAACGGTATATATTTCGTTGGTTTTGAGACGTACTATCCGCACAACATTTTGTTAAGGTTTATGGAGTTGGTAAGGCCTGTTGAAAAGCTTGTCGAGCCATGGAAGGCGTGGTCTCCGAGGCAGTTAAAAGCTTTGAGAGCGGAACGCAATCGCACCATGTCAAGCGATGACAAAGATTATGATGATGACGACAAGGAAAAGGACGATTAG